The genomic stretch TTCGGAAAGGCTCCTGGAGCTCCCCGATTTCGGTCCTCTGCAGGCCCCGAATTTCTACAGCGAACCTCTCAAGGGAACCAGCAAGAATGGCGAGGCTTGAAAGGAATTCGGCATGGCGGTCACGTTGCAAGATCTGAGTTGATATGGGTGCCGGGTTGAGGCCAAGTTTCTCACATACATATTTTTCTACACGCGGGTCGATATTAGCATATGTCCCCACGGCCCCGGAGATTTTCCCATAGTTTATAGCCTCCCGGGCATGCTCCACTCTTTCTAGATCCCGGCGAAGCTCTGAGATCCACACCGCAAATTTGAATCCCAGAGTAATGGGTTCCGCATGAATCCCATGGGTACGCCCTATCATGAGCGTATGTTGATATTGCCTAGCCTTCTGTTCCATAACGTCGAGGAGCTTCCTCATGTCCGCCAGGATCACATCACATGCCTCCCGGAGAATCAGGGACAATGCAGTGTCAACCACATCTGAGGAAGTCATGCCAAGATGGATGAACCTCGACTCCTCTCCCACGTTCTCTGCAACGCACGTGAGGAAAGCGATAACATCATGGTGTGTCATTTCCTCGATTTCTTGGATCCTCTTGATGTCAAACCTGGCCTTTTCCCTGATCCGGGGCGGGACATCCCTGGGGACTCGCCCCAATTCAGCCCATGCCTCAACGGCCAGGAGCTCTATCTCGAGCCATTTCGAAAACCGATTCTCGTCGCTCCAGATGCGACGCATTTCAGGATAACTGTATCTTTCGATCAACTATGGTCCCCCCAAGATTGGCCAAAAGCGAAAATGAGGGTGCCCGAAGGAACCTGATGGGAGAGGCAGGTGCAAACCTTTCCGGGGAGGCGGTTTGCGCTCCGGGCACCAGGCGGAAAATGTTCGCCTTTTGGACTCCTTCTGACCTGATTTTATCAATAAAGAAGCCGAATGTCAATAAAAATCCGAACGCTTTTCACATCTTATTTACTATCGTTCGGGAGAATGCCCCTTCAAGACATCGACTGCTTTTAGACGCTCCAAGCGCTCCGTCTGAGCCTTCCGCATCTCTGCTAGCCTGGCTGCTATGTCAGCATCCTTTAACGCGAGAATCTCGCAGGCAAGGATCGCGGCATTGCGAGCGGCATCTATGCCGACGGCGGCTACAGGGACACCAGGAGGCATTTGCGAGATGGATAGAAGGGCATCAAATCCGGCTAGAGCGCCTGCCTTGATGGGCACACCGATGACAGGCAAGGTTGTCCATGCGGCCATGACGCCTGGAAGATGTGCGGAAAGTCCGGCGCCGGCGATGATCACCTCTATTCCTCTATCTTTGGCGGTAGATGCATATTCCTTGGCGAGCTCAGGCGATCTATGAGCCGAAATGACCCTGGCCTCCCATTCCACCCCAACCTGATCCAGGACATCAGCCGCCTCGCGCATGATTTCCTTATCACTTTCACTTCCAAATATGATCCCAACCCTTGTCGTCATTCAACACACCTCCCATAGACCAGATATTATGATCCTTGGATGGGAGAACTTCCAGGATGCAAAAGTGGGACCCCAGCTTCACAGAGGGGACATTCGCCAGGCGCATATGTCTTGAGTGACAGACGAATCAAAGGCTCATACCTTGGCTCGAACGATACCGATCCGCCGCTTCTGTCAACCAGGACACCGACCCCTACCAGTCGCCCTCCGTGACGTCTGACCACATCGACCACTTGCGCGCAAGACCCGCCGGTGGTGACCACATCCTCAACCACCAGGACATTCTCCCCCGGGGTTATATGAAAGCCACGGCGGAGCTCCCTGCCATCTCCTTCCCTCTCTGCAAAGATCGCCCGGGCCTCCGGCAGATGTCGGGCTACTTCATATGCCACTATGATCCCACCGGTAGTGGGTCCTATCACGCAGGTGATTCCTTCATCCCGGAACTTGTCCGCGAGTCGCCTGCATAATCTCTCTGTATAGAAAGGCCTCTCGAGCACCCTGAATTTCTCTATATATGCATCACTATGAAGCCCCGATGAGAGTAGAAAATGCCCCTTCTGATACGCGCCAACCTCACCCAGAATTTGCATAACATCCTCTTCATACGTGACTCTTTTTCCCTCCATAGTAATCCTCCTTCTAGCTCCAGGCCTTATTCGTAAGTTTCATCTTGCCCGACACGGCCCTTTGGGTGTGGGTGGTATCGTCCCAGCGACTTTGATCCGAGGCTCTTAGATCTGGGGTAGGATACTCCGATCGGCGGCATTGATCCGAGGCCTTATAGCCTGAGGGCCGAGGATCACTGAGCAGCCTCTCAGCAAGGCTGCGTCCGCCGAGAGGAGTATCCACTCCCCAGGACTGTCGCGTCCGATGGGACGATACCACCATCACCCGCAAGGCCGCATCCGATGGGAGGAGATCTCCTCAATGATGCTCTGGCACGCCGCCCTGGGATCACTGGCCATAGTTATGGGCCTGCCCACCACCAAGAAGTCTGCCCCGGCAAGCACCGCATCACCCGGGGTAGCAAACCTCTTCTGATCAGCTGATTCGGTTCCGCCGGGCCTGATCCCAGGAGTCACGATCAGAAATGACGGATCCAGGATCCCCCTTAGATTTTGGGCCTCTCGAGGGGAGGCCACCACCCCATCGAGCCCCGAGGAGGCGGAGAGCTTAGCCAGGTTCACCACCTGATCATCTAGGGAACGAGCGACACCGAGTTCAACGGACAGAACATCCTGCTCAATACTTGTCAAAACAGTAACTCCCAGCAGCTTCGGAGGAGGAAATTCCCCTACACGACAAGATCTGCGTGCCGCGTCCGCCGCTGCCCTCATCATGGCGCTGCCGCCGCTAGCGTGGATCGTGAGCATGAAAGGCTGAAGAGCACAAAGAGTCATGACGGTCTTCGCTACAGTGTTGGGTATATCATGTAACTTCAAATCCAAAAACACCCTGGCTCCGAGACCCTGTATCCTCCTCACGACCTCTGGGCCTCCGCTGGAAAAAAGCTCAAGCCCCACTTTGAAAAAAGGCGTAAACTCTATCAGCTGTTCCACCAGCTTCTCGGCTTCTGCTGAATTACCGCAGTCCAGAGCCACTATCAACCCTGGCGCCTTTCTTTCCTCCATACAAATCCCACCATATCGTTTATTGATGCGAATCCCTTGGATAGCATGTATTCCTGAATTCCGCGGACGATATCCACGGCGCATCCCGGGGCTACGAACAACCCCGTTCCCACGCTGACGGCCGTAGCCCCCGCCAGCATGAATTCAACTGCATCTTTGCCGCATACGATGCCGCCCATGCCAATTATCGGAATCTTTACCGAGTTGAACACATCTCCCACCATTTTAACCGCAAGAGGCCTTATAGCAGGGCCAGAGAGGCCTCCAGTCTTATTGGCAAGGGAAAAAGACTGGCGGTCTATGTCCACGGATGTTCCAATGAAGGTATTGACCAGCGAGATTCCATCCGCCCCACCCATCTCGGCCGCCCGCGCTATTCCCGCTATATCACTCACATTTGGAGAGAGTTTTACGATGAGGAGTTTTGAGGTTCTCCTCCTGGCGAGGCGCGTCAGATGATAGACGCTTTCGGGATCCCTACCGAAGGCAAGTCCACCCGCTGCCACATTCGGACAAGAGACATTCAACTCGAAGCCGGTCACGGAAGGTTCGGCATCGAGCCTATCCAGCATGATGGAAAAATCATCATAAGTCTCGCCCGCCAGGTTCACGATGACAGGCACGCCAGTCCTGGCAAGGAAGGGAAGGTGATCTCTTACGAAACCGTCCAGCCCGGGGTTTTCGAGGCCGATAGAATTCAACATTCCTGATGGGGTCTCCATCACCCTGGGGGGCGGATTGCCCGCTTTTGGATCGAGGGTTATTCCCTTGGTCACTATCGCTCCTAACTCGGAGATATCAAAGGTCTCCGCGTATTCTTCACCAAATCCGAAGGCCCCAGAGGAAACCATAACCGGATTCTTCAGAATGATCGGCCCCAGTCTGACCCTGAGGTCCGGGGGCTGGCACGCTTCACTCCGGGACGCACTTCGGCCATGATTGTCGCCTGCATCGGCGAAATCCTGTTGAAAGGACTGCCCACCTACATCGATGAGATCCTGAAGCTGAAATACTGGCCCATCTTTGCATACACGGCGAGGCCCATGCTTGGTGAAGCACGTACACCCACGGCAGGCGCCGATGCCGCAGGCCATACGCTCCTCCAGGGAGACCTGACAGGGGAAAGACCCCGCCATCATCAAAGGGTTCAACGCCGCTATCATCGGCAGTGGACCGCAGGCAAAGACATGTTTCCAGGGCCGCTTTATAAGGCGAGCTACCACATCTGTGGCCCTGCCAGTCTCCCCCTCACTCCCATCTTCCGTTACAGCTATCGCTTTGAACCCGAGGGTTTCCAGCTTATTGCTGCCCAACAGGAGGCTCCCGGTCCGCGCGCCAATGACCGCGGTTCCCCATATCCCGCGCCGTGACAACTCCTCGGCCAGAAACAGCAGGGGAGCTACGCCAGTGCCGCCAGCCACCAGCAACACAGGCCCAGATACTCCATCGATGGTGAAACCGTTTCCCAGGGGACCCATGACATCAAGGAAATCCCCAGGCTTTCTTTCGGCAAGATAGCGGGTGCCCAAACCTCTTATCTGATAGATGATGTCAAAATACCCATTTCGTTGATTTGCGCCGGCGATGCTAAATGGCCGCCTCAGAAGAGGATCTGACGGGGCTTGCCAAAAGTCCGGCACTTTTGCCGAACACAAAATATGCACGAATTGCCCCGGCCTTGCGCTACTTGAGATCTTTTCAGATTCCAGTGTCATCTGAAAAAGTCCCGGCGCAACGGGAAAGCTGCGTATGATCTTTACTGGGTCTGCCATCAAAGCGCCATCACCGCCCTAATGTAAACTCGCCCTCATGATTGCCCGGACGGCACAGCAGGTTTATGCCGGAAATACTATCCTTCCTCCAACTATGGTATAGCAGACTTTCCCCCGGACCTTCCTGCCTTGGAATGGGGAGTTCCTTGACATGGAACGAAAATCGCTGACATCTATAGTAAATTCTCTATCCAGATCGACCACAGTAATGTCTGCATCGGCTCCCGGCCCGATCCATCCCTTGTTCTCGAGTCCGAGGATCCTGGCGGGCGCATATGACATGAGGCGCCCCAGGGCCACAAGTGATATTTCTCCTCTATGGATAAGCTCAGTTACGGCGAGCGGGACCGCTGTCTCAAGCCCTATGATGCCGAATGGCGCGAGATCGAATTCTACTTCCTTTTCCTCCAAGGTATGAGGCGCATGATCAGTAGCGATCACATCAACCGTGCCATCTGCTATGGCCGCCCTTAAGGCCGCCACATCTCCTTCCGTCCTGAGAGGCGGGTTCATCTTAGTATTGGTATCATAATCCCTGACGGCTTCCTCTGTCAAAGTGAAATGATGCGGAGTGACTTCACAGGTCACTTTGACGCCGCGTCCCTTGGCCTCTCTTATCAGCTCGATTGAACGCGCTGTAGATACATGGGCTATATGAATTCGTCCACCAGTCATCTCCGCCAGTATGAGATTCCGCGATACGGCTATCTCTTCACTGGCCGCGGGAATGCCGCGCAATCCCAGTTCAATGGAGAGAGCACCCTCATTCATCGCGCCGCCTGAGGAAAGATCGTTATCTTCAGCATGGGAGATAAATGGCATATTGAACATCCTCGAATATTCCAGGACTCTCCGCACGACCTTTGAGCTAGATATGGGAAAGCCATCATCAGATAAGGCGACGGCCCCTGCCCGGAATAGCTCCCCGATCTCGGAGAGCTCTTCCCCTTGCATGCCGCGCGTTGCCGCGCCGATAGGAAATATGTTCGCCAGACCGCAAGCACTGCCCCTGACTTTTATAAACTCTATGAGAGGGGCGCAGTCTAGGGGAGGATCTGTATTGGGCATGCATGCAATAGATGTGAATCCTCCAGACACGGCAGCCGCGCTGCCAGTCTCAATGGTCTCTTCGTCCTCCCGGCCGGGTTCCCTGAGGTGGACATGCATATCAATGAACCCGGGGAAGATGACAAGCCCCGCGACATCTAGCGTTTCAGCCCCATCCATCACTAGATCATGCCCCACCTCGATGATTTTGCCATCTTCTATAGCTATGTCGGCTATGTCATCAGATCCGCTCCGAGGATCTACGACCTTACCACCCTTAAGAAGTAATTTCACGTGGATCACCCCCGCCAGAAAGGAGATATAATAATGCCATCCTCACAGCCACTCCATTTGTCACCTGTTCCCGTATGACAGATTGAGGACTGGATGCCACTTCCTCTGTTATCTCAACGCCCAGGTTTGCGGGCCCGGGATGCATGAGCATGGCATCTTCCCGAGCAAGCTTGAGCCTTGTTGAATTCATCCCCCACAGCGCCGAATATTCCCTGAGGCTTGGCAAAAGTCCGCCCTGCTGGCGCTCCTTCTGTATCCTGAGCACATTTATGACATCCGCCCCCTGAAGGGCTTTATCCAGGTCATACTGCACCTCTGCGCCCATATGCTCAATATCAGGCGGCATGAGCGTCGGCGGTCCAGATAGGACGACCCTTGCTCCCAATTTGACCAGTCCCCAAATATCCGACTTTGCCACCCTGCTGTGCAAAATATCCCCTATAATCACCGCCTTGAGCCCTTCTATTCGCCCCTTATGCCTCCTTATTGTAAAAAGGTCCAGAAAGGCTTGGGTCGGATGCTCGTGCATACCATCACCGGCATTGATCACAGAAGCTTTTACTGTACGAGCCACGAAATGCGGGGCGCCAGCCATCTGATGCCTCATGACGATTACATCTGCAGCCAGGGATTCCAGGGTCCTGACCGTATCTTTCAAGCTCTCGCCTTTGGCTACACTACTAGCAGATACTGTGATATTTATCACGTCAGCGCTCATCCACTTGCCTGCCAGTTCAAAGGATGTCCTCGTCCGGGTGCTCGGCTCGTAAAAGAGATTTACCATTGTCTTTCCCCTCAATGTCGGAAGCTTCTTGATTTCGCGAGCAAAGATCTCCCGGCACGGTTCGGCAGTATCCAGGACGAGCTCGATCTCCTCTCTGGAGAGCTCCCGGATGCCAAGCAAATCCTTATGTCTCCACATCATACTCTCACCTTGCTTTCGAATTCCAGTCTATGAGCCAGCCCCATTCTGATACTTGCACGGAATCAAGACGCCGGGTCATCCAAGACGCCGTACACCAAAAGCTCCCTGCCGGCACAGGCCGACAAGGAGCGAACTCTTTGGTTCTTCCCTTGCCAGCCTCTCTGGACTGATTTAAAGGGTCTCTATTTTTACCTGGATCTTGATCCATCATCTTTAGCTCCTGTATCATCCTCTAGCTCCTGTATTATCACCTTGTCTTCCCCATCGATTTCCCTCACCTTGACGCTGATTACCTCCCTTTGGGAAGTGGGGACATTCTTCCCCACGAAGTCGGCCCGAATAGGCAATTCTCTATGCCCTCTATCAATAAGTACAGCTAGCTGAATCCGCTGAGGCCGGCCCAGATCCATGAGGGCATCGAGCGCTGCCCGCGCTGTTCTCCCGGTATACAAAACATCATCAACCAGGACTATTCTCTTGTGGGTGACGTTGAATGGTATCTCGGTCTTGTGAACAACAGGCTGGACAGAGATCAGGCTGAGATCATCCCGGTAGAGAGTTATGTCCAGAACCCCCACAGGAACATCTTGACCCTCGATCTCCTTAATGGCCGCCGCAAGCCTTCGAGCCAAAGGGAACCCCCTTGTCCTGATGCCTACCAATGCAAGGCCCTGTGTGCCTTTGTTTCGCTCTATGATCTCATGAGCCATGCGCACACAAGCGCGTCGCATAGTATCCTCATCCATTATCTGAGCTTTTTCTATGAGGGTCATATTTATCCTCCCCTCGGCCATAAGACCCTAGTTTGTAGGCTTCTTACTCGCTGTCTTCTCTCCCAGACGATGCTCAGTGCCAGCGTGAATCCTCTGGATATTCTTCCAGTGTCGGATGACGATAAAGGCCCCGGCCACCACCGAAAAGACTATTATGGCGGCGGGGAGGTGAAGAGCATATGAGATGAATGGGGCCAGCGCTGCAGCTGATACCGATCCCAGGGACACATACCTCGTCGCTGCCACCACAAACACGAAGACCAGTATGACCGCTACTGTTAGAGCTGGAGATAGCATCAAGGCAACCCCGAGGGAGGTCGCTACCCCCTTGCCACCTTTAAATCCGAGAAATATCGACCAGTTATGCCCCGCTATAGCCGCAAGCCCTGCCAACATTACGGCCCATTGATTCACCAGGATTCTCTTTGCCAGGAACATGGCCAGCAGCCCCTTTCCTACGTCTCCCACCAGCACCACGACGGCCGCCGGGATTCCCAGCACCCTGAGGACATTGGTGGCCCCGATGTTGCCGCTGCCATAACGACGCACATCCTTGCCCAGGACCTTACTTGCCAGCACACCGAACGGTATCGACCCCAGAAGATACCCAAGGCATAGAACCAGTAGAGTCATAACGTCCCAGACTCCTCCTTACCAGCTCGCGCTCTCAAAAGAGAAACAATTGTCATCATATCATCCGGAAGGCCAGATTCAAAGCTCACAGGCTCGCGAGTCCTTGGATGGTAAAATGAAAGCGACTTGGCATGAAGAGCCTGGCCCTGTATGTCTAGATCTCTCGTCTTCCCGCCATACAGAGGATCTCCGACGATCGGATGGCCGATGGACGCAAGATGAACCCTTATCTGGTGTGTACGCCCTGTCGCGGGATGGATCTCCAGGAACGAATATCCAGGGAATATCTCGATTGTCTTGTACCCCGTAATCGCAGGTCTCCCCTTCCCATCGGAAATAATAGCCATTTTCTTTCGATGAACCGGATGTCTGCCGATAGGCGCATTAATGACCCCGCTCCGGGGATGTACAACCCCGCGTACCAGCGCAACGTATACCTTTTTTACTTCCCTCGCTTTAAATTGACGGGCAAGCTCGAGATGGCTCATGTCGTTCTTTGCTATAACCATCACCCCTGAGGTATCCTTATCCAACCTGTGGACTATCCCCGGGCGGAGGACCCCCCCAATGCCCG from Bacillota bacterium encodes the following:
- a CDS encoding dihydroorotate dehydrogenase; the encoded protein is MADPVKIIRSFPVAPGLFQMTLESEKISSSARPGQFVHILCSAKVPDFWQAPSDPLLRRPFSIAGANQRNGYFDIIYQIRGLGTRYLAERKPGDFLDVMGPLGNGFTIDGVSGPVLLVAGGTGVAPLLFLAEELSRRGIWGTAVIGARTGSLLLGSNKLETLGFKAIAVTEDGSEGETGRATDVVARLIKRPWKHVFACGPLPMIAALNPLMMAGSFPCQVSLEERMACGIGACRGCTCFTKHGPRRVCKDGPVFQLQDLIDVGGQSFQQDFADAGDNHGRSASRSEACQPPDLRVRLGPIILKNPVMVSSGAFGFGEEYAETFDISELGAIVTKGITLDPKAGNPPPRVMETPSGMLNSIGLENPGLDGFVRDHLPFLARTGVPVIVNLAGETYDDFSIMLDRLDAEPSVTGFELNVSCPNVAAGGLAFGRDPESVYHLTRLARRRTSKLLIVKLSPNVSDIAGIARAAEMGGADGISLVNTFIGTSVDIDRQSFSLANKTGGLSGPAIRPLAVKMVGDVFNSVKIPIIGMGGIVCGKDAVEFMLAGATAVSVGTGLFVAPGCAVDIVRGIQEYMLSKGFASINDMVGFVWRKERRQG
- the plsY gene encoding glycerol-3-phosphate 1-O-acyltransferase PlsY, with the translated sequence MTLLVLCLGYLLGSIPFGVLASKVLGKDVRRYGSGNIGATNVLRVLGIPAAVVVLVGDVGKGLLAMFLAKRILVNQWAVMLAGLAAIAGHNWSIFLGFKGGKGVATSLGVALMLSPALTVAVILVFVFVVAATRYVSLGSVSAAALAPFISYALHLPAAIIVFSVVAGAFIVIRHWKNIQRIHAGTEHRLGEKTASKKPTN
- a CDS encoding dihydroorotase, which translates into the protein MKLLLKGGKVVDPRSGSDDIADIAIEDGKIIEVGHDLVMDGAETLDVAGLVIFPGFIDMHVHLREPGREDEETIETGSAAAVSGGFTSIACMPNTDPPLDCAPLIEFIKVRGSACGLANIFPIGAATRGMQGEELSEIGELFRAGAVALSDDGFPISSSKVVRRVLEYSRMFNMPFISHAEDNDLSSGGAMNEGALSIELGLRGIPAASEEIAVSRNLILAEMTGGRIHIAHVSTARSIELIREAKGRGVKVTCEVTPHHFTLTEEAVRDYDTNTKMNPPLRTEGDVAALRAAIADGTVDVIATDHAPHTLEEKEVEFDLAPFGIIGLETAVPLAVTELIHRGEISLVALGRLMSYAPARILGLENKGWIGPGADADITVVDLDREFTIDVSDFRSMSRNSPFQGRKVRGKVCYTIVGGRIVFPA
- a CDS encoding adenylosuccinate lyase; amino-acid sequence: MIERYSYPEMRRIWSDENRFSKWLEIELLAVEAWAELGRVPRDVPPRIREKARFDIKRIQEIEEMTHHDVIAFLTCVAENVGEESRFIHLGMTSSDVVDTALSLILREACDVILADMRKLLDVMEQKARQYQHTLMIGRTHGIHAEPITLGFKFAVWISELRRDLERVEHAREAINYGKISGAVGTYANIDPRVEKYVCEKLGLNPAPISTQILQRDRHAEFLSSLAILAGSLERFAVEIRGLQRTEIGELQEPFRKGQKGSSAMPHKRNPILCERISGLSRLVRGYALSAFEDMALWHERDISHSSVERVILPDSTTLIDYMLRRFTAIMTDLVVREDRMLENLDASGGIIYSERVLLKLVEKGLPREDAYAIVQRCALEAQDARRPFKELISADPEIQAYLKPDELAECFSYEDLLYKVDGIFQRLGISG
- a CDS encoding aspartate carbamoyltransferase catalytic subunit — encoded protein: MMWRHKDLLGIRELSREEIELVLDTAEPCREIFAREIKKLPTLRGKTMVNLFYEPSTRTRTSFELAGKWMSADVINITVSASSVAKGESLKDTVRTLESLAADVIVMRHQMAGAPHFVARTVKASVINAGDGMHEHPTQAFLDLFTIRRHKGRIEGLKAVIIGDILHSRVAKSDIWGLVKLGARVVLSGPPTLMPPDIEHMGAEVQYDLDKALQGADVINVLRIQKERQQGGLLPSLREYSALWGMNSTRLKLAREDAMLMHPGPANLGVEITEEVASSPQSVIREQVTNGVAVRMALLYLLSGGGDPREITS
- a CDS encoding RluA family pseudouridine synthase, with the protein product MITKGRSFEINVGQYDGERLDVFLTERLSSDYGDLSRSFIRKLIDDGQIFVNGVSRRPSYRVRAGDLISGRIPEPEPLKVEAEKTALDVLYEDGDIIVINKPRGMTVHPGAGKPSGTLVNALLGHCKDLSGIGGVLRPGIVHRLDKDTSGVMVIAKNDMSHLELARQFKAREVKKVYVALVRGVVHPRSGVINAPIGRHPVHRKKMAIISDGKGRPAITGYKTIEIFPGYSFLEIHPATGRTHQIRVHLASIGHPIVGDPLYGGKTRDLDIQGQALHAKSLSFYHPRTREPVSFESGLPDDMMTIVSLLRARAGKEESGTL
- the purE gene encoding 5-(carboxyamino)imidazole ribonucleotide mutase yields the protein MTTRVGIIFGSESDKEIMREAADVLDQVGVEWEARVISAHRSPELAKEYASTAKDRGIEVIIAGAGLSAHLPGVMAAWTTLPVIGVPIKAGALAGFDALLSISQMPPGVPVAAVGIDAARNAAILACEILALKDADIAARLAEMRKAQTERLERLKAVDVLKGHSPER
- the pyrR gene encoding bifunctional pyr operon transcriptional regulator/uracil phosphoribosyltransferase PyrR; its protein translation is MTLIEKAQIMDEDTMRRACVRMAHEIIERNKGTQGLALVGIRTRGFPLARRLAAAIKEIEGQDVPVGVLDITLYRDDLSLISVQPVVHKTEIPFNVTHKRIVLVDDVLYTGRTARAALDALMDLGRPQRIQLAVLIDRGHRELPIRADFVGKNVPTSQREVISVKVREIDGEDKVIIQELEDDTGAKDDGSRSR
- a CDS encoding orotate phosphoribosyltransferase, which produces MEGKRVTYEEDVMQILGEVGAYQKGHFLLSSGLHSDAYIEKFRVLERPFYTERLCRRLADKFRDEGITCVIGPTTGGIIVAYEVARHLPEARAIFAEREGDGRELRRGFHITPGENVLVVEDVVTTGGSCAQVVDVVRRHGGRLVGVGVLVDRSGGSVSFEPRYEPLIRLSLKTYAPGECPLCEAGVPLLHPGSSPIQGS
- the pyrF gene encoding orotidine-5'-phosphate decarboxylase — its product is MEERKAPGLIVALDCGNSAEAEKLVEQLIEFTPFFKVGLELFSSGGPEVVRRIQGLGARVFLDLKLHDIPNTVAKTVMTLCALQPFMLTIHASGGSAMMRAAADAARRSCRVGEFPPPKLLGVTVLTSIEQDVLSVELGVARSLDDQVVNLAKLSASSGLDGVVASPREAQNLRGILDPSFLIVTPGIRPGGTESADQKRFATPGDAVLAGADFLVVGRPITMASDPRAACQSIIEEISSHRMRPCG